One stretch of Paenibacillus sp. AN1007 DNA includes these proteins:
- a CDS encoding MATE family efflux transporter produces the protein MRPTAVPNDQPTLLTEGSIFKKLFLFSIPILLGNVLQSLNGSINSIFIGKLLGEQALAAASNGFMIMFFLISAIFGLAMAFVILMGQHLGAQRVDQAKKVVGTSVTFFFILSLIISLSGIFFTHLIMDWISTPTDILEMANTYMRIIFAGVPFLFGFSLVMAILRGSGNSKTPVYYLLVSVGMDIVMNPLLIKGIGPFPEMGIAGSATATFLAQMISFILLLIHLYVKKNFLRITKDDLHLLRMDVSIIRFALLKGLPMGLNMVIVSASNVLLIKLVNTFGSEAVAAFAAANQISNYVQLPALAIGGAVTFMAAQCIGAGMWERITRIAWAGIVFNIVMTGLLVLLLYGFNREALALFLPSEGKAIELGMQINAITLWSFMIYGIFSVIVGVVRSAGATLVPMIISFISMIIIRNPLAVYFGENYGFDSIWFCFPIGFAGASVFIFIYYWKGNWKELNLKPD, from the coding sequence ATGCGTCCTACAGCGGTCCCAAATGATCAGCCGACCTTGCTGACGGAAGGTTCTATTTTTAAAAAGTTGTTCTTGTTCTCCATTCCAATCTTGTTAGGTAATGTTCTACAGTCTTTAAATGGTTCCATTAACTCGATTTTTATCGGTAAATTGCTTGGCGAACAAGCACTTGCAGCAGCATCGAATGGATTTATGATCATGTTTTTTCTCATTAGTGCTATTTTTGGGCTCGCAATGGCCTTTGTCATTCTGATGGGGCAGCATCTCGGTGCCCAGAGAGTTGATCAAGCCAAAAAAGTGGTCGGCACCAGTGTAACTTTCTTCTTCATCTTGTCACTTATAATTTCTCTATCTGGAATCTTCTTTACGCATTTAATTATGGACTGGATAAGCACCCCTACAGATATTTTAGAGATGGCCAATACGTATATGCGAATTATTTTCGCTGGTGTTCCATTCCTGTTCGGATTTAGTCTGGTTATGGCCATCTTACGCGGCTCCGGCAATTCTAAGACACCCGTCTACTACTTGTTAGTTTCCGTCGGAATGGATATTGTGATGAATCCGCTGCTCATTAAAGGAATAGGTCCATTCCCGGAGATGGGTATTGCTGGCTCGGCGACGGCAACCTTTCTAGCTCAAATGATTAGCTTTATCCTGCTTCTAATCCATCTGTACGTTAAAAAAAATTTTTTACGCATCACGAAAGACGATTTGCATTTGCTGCGTATGGACGTTAGCATTATCCGTTTTGCTTTATTAAAGGGGCTCCCCATGGGACTCAATATGGTCATTGTTTCTGCGAGCAATGTATTGCTAATCAAGCTGGTCAATACGTTTGGATCTGAGGCCGTTGCGGCATTTGCAGCGGCCAATCAGATTTCCAACTATGTACAATTGCCGGCTTTAGCTATCGGGGGAGCGGTGACCTTCATGGCTGCACAATGTATCGGTGCAGGAATGTGGGAGAGAATAACTCGTATCGCTTGGGCGGGGATTGTCTTCAATATCGTGATGACCGGTTTATTAGTTTTACTGCTGTATGGTTTTAATAGAGAAGCACTTGCCCTGTTTTTACCTTCTGAAGGGAAGGCTATTGAATTAGGAATGCAAATAAATGCTATAACTCTTTGGTCATTTATGATATATGGTATTTTTAGTGTTATAGTCGGCGTGGTTCGCTCTGCTGGAGCTACCCTGGTACCCATGATTATTTCCTTTATTTCGATGATCATCATCCGAAATCCACTTGCAGTCTATTTTGGCGAAAACTATGGGTTTGATTCGATATGGTTTTGTTTCCCGATCGGGTTTGCGGGCGCATCCGTCTTCATATTTATATATTATTGGAAGGGTAATTGGAAGGAATTAAATTTGAAACCGGATTGA
- a CDS encoding isoprenylcysteine carboxylmethyltransferase family protein, with product MKIKSFSSVVPLIFTITGYLLGGSFVVYLFCKLNTFEEKVMFLVMVSTYILWSAWEVRITLSELKKEDEKKDKSTLELAGIIKNFMLVGALAASSSIHAVSWCVGYGLICLGIILRAASIKAIGSAYSHRIRELVGKPITTGPYKIIRHPSYMGTLIIHTGLVVVLFNTFSLIGLILWYLNAIYRIRVEEKQLFKNKYYAAYAKSTVYRLIPVIW from the coding sequence ATGAAGATCAAAAGCTTCTCATCTGTGGTTCCATTAATCTTTACAATTACGGGCTATTTATTGGGCGGTTCATTTGTGGTGTACCTTTTTTGTAAGTTGAACACATTTGAGGAAAAAGTTATGTTTTTGGTAATGGTTTCCACGTATATTCTTTGGTCCGCCTGGGAGGTGAGAATTACGTTATCTGAGTTAAAGAAGGAGGATGAAAAGAAAGATAAAAGCACGCTGGAATTGGCGGGCATCATCAAAAATTTTATGCTTGTAGGTGCATTAGCTGCCTCATCATCTATTCATGCTGTCTCCTGGTGTGTGGGTTATGGCCTCATTTGCCTTGGTATTATTCTGAGAGCAGCTTCCATCAAGGCGATTGGCTCCGCCTATTCCCACAGGATTAGGGAGCTTGTAGGTAAACCAATAACAACAGGGCCTTATAAAATTATAAGGCATCCCTCTTATATGGGGACGCTTATCATTCATACTGGTCTAGTTGTCGTGTTGTTTAACACATTTTCACTGATTGGTCTCATTTTGTGGTATTTGAACGCGATATACCGAATCAGGGTAGAGGAAAAACAATTGTTCAAAAACAAATATTATGCAGCTTATGCCAAATCGACGGTCTACAGGTTAATCCCGGTAATTTGGTAA
- a CDS encoding NAD(P)-dependent oxidoreductase: MIGGTGFVGRKTIEQLNRSSGGKLEIRALVRDKTNLTKLPNVTPVIGSLPDVPDQLFTNKPNIVIHFGTKNRDTDGSGFGEINVTGTRNLMYALPKSTAGVIYGSSFSVYGQGNLLNANELTITNPETPLAVSRAKAETIILNEMEKRGRSAFVLRPRFIVGKDDAYTLPTLIKAYNHHLNVGSGSQLSTYIEVHDYAKIITRLTDVLFQKAAEGIYLQSPLNIGYRNPLPLKQLHSVFQKVFGYKRQFYVPVPKGLPSLLKKSGLKMIDKAATILELGAFSHSADVSLLEKMIGSDIIQKDPEEVILQLLSASDSNSFEAKQS; encoded by the coding sequence ATGATCGGAGGAACCGGATTCGTAGGACGGAAAACGATAGAGCAACTAAACCGATCAAGTGGCGGAAAGCTGGAAATCCGAGCGCTTGTTAGGGACAAGACGAATTTGACTAAACTGCCAAATGTTACGCCGGTCATTGGCTCACTTCCAGATGTGCCGGACCAGTTGTTTACGAACAAGCCCAATATTGTAATCCACTTCGGCACAAAAAATAGGGATACGGACGGGAGCGGATTTGGGGAGATAAATGTCACTGGAACGCGTAATCTGATGTACGCTTTGCCTAAATCGACCGCAGGGGTTATTTACGGAAGTTCATTTTCCGTTTACGGACAAGGGAACTTATTAAATGCTAATGAGCTGACCATTACCAATCCTGAAACTCCGCTGGCTGTTTCGCGGGCCAAAGCGGAAACTATCATTTTAAATGAGATGGAGAAGCGTGGGAGAAGCGCCTTTGTTCTGCGTCCAAGATTTATCGTAGGTAAAGATGATGCTTATACGCTGCCAACTCTGATTAAAGCCTACAATCATCACTTAAATGTGGGTAGTGGTAGTCAATTATCCACTTATATTGAAGTTCATGATTACGCCAAGATCATTACAAGGCTCACGGATGTTTTATTTCAGAAGGCTGCTGAGGGGATTTATTTGCAAAGTCCTTTAAATATCGGCTATCGAAATCCTTTGCCCTTGAAGCAGCTTCACTCCGTTTTTCAAAAGGTGTTTGGTTACAAGCGTCAATTCTATGTCCCGGTTCCCAAGGGCTTACCCAGTTTGTTGAAGAAGAGCGGCCTAAAGATGATAGATAAAGCTGCGACGATACTGGAACTTGGTGCATTCTCTCATTCGGCAGATGTATCGCTGCTCGAAAAAATGATCGGCTCAGACATTATTCAGAAAGATCCGGAGGAAGTTATTTTGCAGCTTCTCTCCGCATCGGATTCAAATAGCTTTGAAGCTAAGCAAAGCTGA
- a CDS encoding class I adenylate-forming enzyme family protein, with amino-acid sequence MMSKLQSDYNFIEKFKFMAESYPDFTAYEEEGTDIKYTYRECLRQIEVWKGYFAALDIKSGDKILIFLAEEIEFIFSFYALASTGVISAFYDTKATDYELNQIMEQFDPDGIVTSSKHFARRDQLLYNPGLRFVMTTDSFDDIRTDSIFEKIIFSDLPRSPIPLEAPERDTIISCHFTYKGFGYPLQVRHTYHEYALFLEQACTIYPQEPGSVNLIGLPFYPIYGISTSVVFPLSNGSKMLVCKDLPKKNILSLLANNDVTLVCLVPLLLKKLANEAALDNEGHRDKLDPRLEIISGGSYLNEGLQKAIYKSLGLKVYQGYGLTETFPITFNHKKKVCFGTIGSPISEYTTISIVNYDGMPLPTGEVGEIMIKGKTIAEGYYGKKAETENFFQQGGIYTGDLGYLDQDGFLHFVGRKYPFTKVTSKMVDLLEIEQAVTNYSGVIEARAIVRENDKFGELVYLYVKVERQKQITEKDLKSHCRTFLSRHKVPSKIYVVN; translated from the coding sequence ATGATGTCCAAATTGCAGAGTGATTATAATTTCATTGAAAAGTTCAAATTCATGGCTGAGTCTTATCCGGATTTTACGGCTTATGAGGAAGAGGGAACGGATATTAAATACACTTATCGTGAATGCCTTCGGCAAATAGAAGTGTGGAAGGGATACTTTGCAGCGCTGGATATCAAATCGGGCGACAAAATTTTAATTTTTTTGGCGGAAGAAATTGAATTTATCTTTAGTTTTTATGCATTAGCTTCAACAGGGGTTATTTCTGCGTTTTATGACACAAAAGCGACAGATTATGAACTGAACCAAATCATGGAGCAATTCGATCCGGATGGAATTGTTACGTCGAGTAAACATTTTGCCCGCAGGGACCAATTACTTTATAATCCGGGCTTGCGATTTGTTATGACGACAGATTCTTTTGACGATATCCGTACTGATTCTATCTTTGAAAAAATAATTTTTTCCGATTTGCCCCGTTCTCCGATACCATTGGAAGCCCCGGAAAGAGATACAATAATTAGCTGTCATTTTACATATAAAGGATTCGGATATCCGCTTCAGGTACGTCATACCTATCATGAGTATGCTTTGTTTTTGGAGCAGGCTTGCACGATTTACCCGCAAGAACCAGGGTCTGTCAACTTAATTGGCCTCCCTTTCTATCCAATATACGGGATTTCAACGTCTGTTGTTTTCCCGTTATCCAACGGTTCCAAAATGCTCGTTTGTAAGGATCTGCCCAAAAAAAACATATTGAGTCTTCTGGCAAACAATGATGTTACTTTGGTGTGTTTGGTTCCGCTGTTGTTGAAAAAGCTGGCTAATGAAGCTGCATTGGATAATGAAGGACATAGAGACAAGCTGGACCCCAGGTTGGAAATAATCTCAGGCGGAAGTTATCTCAATGAAGGGCTTCAAAAAGCGATATATAAAAGCCTTGGCCTAAAGGTTTATCAGGGCTATGGTCTAACAGAAACCTTCCCCATTACGTTCAATCATAAAAAGAAAGTGTGTTTTGGCACCATTGGTTCCCCGATTAGTGAGTATACGACGATTTCGATTGTTAATTATGACGGGATGCCGCTCCCAACGGGCGAAGTAGGGGAGATCATGATTAAAGGGAAAACGATTGCGGAGGGTTATTACGGTAAAAAAGCGGAGACAGAGAATTTTTTTCAACAGGGAGGTATTTACACGGGGGATTTAGGTTATTTGGACCAGGATGGTTTCCTTCATTTTGTCGGCAGAAAATATCCGTTTACAAAGGTTACGTCTAAGATGGTCGATTTATTGGAAATTGAACAGGCAGTCACAAATTATAGTGGGGTCATTGAAGCGAGAGCCATCGTTCGGGAGAATGACAAGTTTGGGGAGCTTGTATATTTGTACGTCAAAGTGGAGCGGCAGAAACAAATCACAGAAAAAGACCTCAAAAGTCATTGCAGAACGTTTTTGTCAAGGCATAAAGTGCCTAGCAAAATCTACGTGGTAAATTAA
- a CDS encoding CDP-archaeol synthase, translating into MLSMLATSVPIIVATILNMFFLKTSLFQTLNKPIDNQITLKDGNRLFGANKTWRGFWGMVFFSSICCIAWGGLSSQIPALEKYVLLYSHYENSVLYNFLVGVLLGLAYGIFELPNSFLKRRINIQPGKSKKSLGGIGFIVLDQVDSLFGCVLVVSLVHPMTLFYYISFVIFGGFIHIVLSSLLYLMKLRSNF; encoded by the coding sequence ATGTTAAGCATGCTGGCTACTTCGGTGCCTATTATTGTTGCGACCATACTAAATATGTTTTTCTTAAAAACTTCTCTGTTTCAGACCTTAAACAAGCCCATTGATAACCAGATTACATTAAAAGATGGGAATCGATTATTCGGAGCGAATAAAACCTGGAGAGGTTTCTGGGGTATGGTGTTTTTTAGTTCCATCTGTTGTATTGCTTGGGGAGGGCTTTCAAGCCAGATTCCCGCTTTGGAAAAGTACGTGCTGCTGTATTCGCACTACGAAAATAGTGTTTTGTATAATTTCCTAGTAGGTGTGCTTCTCGGGCTGGCTTACGGCATTTTCGAACTGCCGAATAGTTTTCTGAAAAGAAGAATCAATATACAGCCTGGCAAAAGCAAAAAGAGCTTGGGGGGAATTGGTTTTATTGTTTTGGATCAGGTTGATTCATTGTTCGGCTGTGTTCTAGTTGTTAGTTTAGTTCATCCAATGACATTGTTTTACTACATCTCTTTTGTTATTTTCGGAGGTTTTATTCATATTGTATTAAGTTCACTGCTTTATTTGATGAAATTACGCAGCAATTTCTGA
- a CDS encoding HAD family phosphatase — MKAHEKTFELGTLQENPIQAVIFDMDGVLIDSEPIYFEIERSSFDHFGADVTIEDHHSFVGVTLESMWRQVIDKYQLHTPLDEILAYHQHHVMETMHAHPGLTAMPGVERWVQWLHEQRIPIAVASSSPRALIDLIMNKTGLGRYLEMRITGEEVAHGKPAPDIFLAVSELIGVSPVNCLVIEDSRNGVQASKSAGMRCIGCVNPGSGNQNLSKADVQISSYDELWTLKDHLPFESAALPSFSKTTSE, encoded by the coding sequence ATGAAGGCACATGAAAAAACATTCGAACTAGGTACACTGCAGGAGAATCCCATTCAGGCGGTCATTTTTGATATGGATGGTGTTCTGATTGATAGTGAACCGATCTATTTCGAGATCGAGCGGAGTTCATTTGATCATTTTGGCGCTGACGTGACCATAGAAGATCATCATTCTTTTGTCGGTGTCACCCTTGAATCCATGTGGCGGCAGGTCATCGACAAATACCAGCTCCATACTCCGCTGGACGAGATTCTCGCGTATCATCAGCACCATGTGATGGAGACAATGCATGCCCACCCGGGACTTACAGCCATGCCCGGTGTAGAACGTTGGGTTCAATGGCTTCATGAGCAGCGCATCCCTATTGCCGTTGCCTCTTCTTCCCCCCGGGCATTAATCGATCTTATTATGAATAAAACCGGACTTGGGCGATACCTCGAAATGCGAATAACTGGCGAGGAGGTAGCTCATGGCAAACCTGCACCGGATATTTTTCTTGCTGTCTCTGAACTCATTGGTGTATCGCCGGTGAATTGTCTGGTTATCGAAGATTCGCGGAACGGCGTTCAGGCATCCAAAAGTGCAGGGATGCGCTGTATCGGCTGCGTCAACCCCGGATCAGGGAATCAAAATCTGTCCAAAGCCGATGTGCAGATTTCCAGTTATGACGAGCTATGGACGCTTAAAGATCATTTGCCCTTTGAAAGTGCTGCTCTACCGAGTTTCTCCAAGACAACTTCTGAGTAA
- a CDS encoding cytochrome P450 has protein sequence MTTLKSWLLGDLTAFREDRLKFFTKFREQGDMVKVRFGPVQKGYIMYHPNYIHEVLVTKHASFHKGRGLEKAKILIGDGLLTSEGQIHRKQRKLIQPHFTSQKLKVYAEQMVEDTTELIEEWRDGEERSISDDMMKLTLNVITKTMFGTHIQNRQEKIREAYERVIASTKALVRVPKMLPTSKNNEVKQSLKLLNDITFSIIDQRKKESENDRSDLLSVLLSAKDEEGQGMSDQELRDQVMTILLAGHETTAHTLSWTWYLLSQHPEVEEKFWAELETILEGRKPVYEDVRKLTYTTQIIQESMRLYPVAWIIVRKTVEEVEIANQRLFPGDIVFMSQYAVHRDPRYFENPEEFTPERFSGDFLKRIPQYAYFPFGGGPRVCIGNHFAMMEAVLILATIGQRYRLRMVDDTIPVPEPLLTMRPKDGIKMKVEKRK, from the coding sequence ATGACAACGCTTAAATCTTGGCTGCTTGGTGATTTGACTGCTTTCAGAGAAGACCGATTGAAATTTTTTACGAAATTTAGAGAACAGGGAGATATGGTTAAAGTACGCTTTGGCCCTGTTCAAAAAGGATATATTATGTATCATCCTAATTATATTCATGAGGTGTTGGTTACAAAACATGCAAGTTTTCATAAAGGAAGAGGGTTGGAGAAAGCGAAAATTCTGATCGGAGACGGCCTGCTTACCAGTGAGGGACAGATTCATCGGAAGCAGCGTAAGCTGATTCAACCCCATTTTACATCACAAAAACTAAAAGTTTATGCTGAGCAGATGGTTGAGGATACGACAGAACTTATTGAGGAGTGGAGGGATGGGGAAGAACGTTCGATAAGTGATGATATGATGAAACTGACTCTGAATGTCATTACGAAAACGATGTTCGGAACCCATATTCAGAATCGTCAAGAAAAAATCAGAGAGGCCTACGAACGTGTTATAGCAAGCACAAAGGCGCTCGTAAGGGTTCCTAAGATGCTGCCAACCTCCAAAAACAATGAGGTAAAGCAATCACTAAAACTACTGAATGATATTACTTTTTCCATAATAGATCAGAGAAAAAAGGAATCAGAGAACGACCGAAGCGACTTACTTTCTGTACTCCTCTCCGCGAAAGATGAAGAAGGACAAGGCATGTCCGATCAAGAGCTGCGCGATCAGGTGATGACCATCTTACTCGCTGGTCATGAAACCACGGCTCATACATTATCGTGGACTTGGTATCTGTTATCGCAGCATCCCGAGGTGGAGGAAAAGTTTTGGGCAGAGCTGGAAACCATCCTCGAAGGAAGAAAGCCAGTCTATGAGGATGTGCGAAAGCTTACCTATACAACGCAAATTATTCAGGAATCGATGCGGCTGTATCCTGTCGCATGGATTATCGTCCGCAAAACAGTTGAGGAAGTCGAAATAGCCAATCAACGCCTGTTCCCAGGTGATATCGTTTTTATGAGCCAGTATGCGGTGCATCGGGACCCCAGATATTTTGAAAACCCTGAAGAATTTACTCCGGAGCGATTTAGCGGCGATTTTCTTAAACGAATTCCTCAGTATGCTTATTTTCCGTTTGGCGGAGGGCCTCGGGTTTGTATCGGCAATCATTTTGCGATGATGGAAGCGGTTCTGATCCTTGCGACTATAGGACAGCGGTATCGTCTCCGAATGGTGGACGACACAATTCCCGTGCCTGAGCCGCTATTGACGATGCGTCCCAAGGATGGTATCAAAATGAAGGTCGAAAAGCGAAAATGA